One Hymenobacter volaticus genomic region harbors:
- a CDS encoding DUF4287 domain-containing protein, which produces MSFQAYLDNIQAKTGKGPDDFKQLAEAKGFVKDGHLVESIKATVITNWLKEEFELGHGHAMAIYASLKGKTE; this is translated from the coding sequence ATGTCTTTTCAAGCCTACCTCGACAACATCCAAGCCAAGACGGGCAAAGGGCCTGACGACTTCAAGCAACTCGCGGAAGCAAAAGGCTTCGTAAAAGACGGGCACTTGGTTGAGTCGATTAAAGCAACGGTCATCACGAACTGGCTCAAAGAAGAATTCGAGCTGGGACATGGGCATGCCATGGCCATCTATGCCAGCCTGAAAGGAAAGACAGAATGA
- a CDS encoding helix-turn-helix domain-containing protein, with protein sequence MKKPETGPLRFASLAEAHQALGLPKPQHPLISLVDANVHPMHSASAHGPHVLSFYKIALKTGGAGQLAYGQGRYDFTDGSLLLAAPNQVLGVGGSSEAGCQRGWVLLVHPDFLLGYPLAKTIKQHGFFSYATNEALHLSEKEQAALVALFGSMAEELNSRLDALSQDVLLAQLDLLLTYTQRFYQRQFLTRRPATRALLQQVEELLDAYFDAQQPLVQGLPTVHYLAEQVHMTPSYLSDTLRSLTGQNAQQHIHHRLIERAKERLAVTNLTVGEIAYELGFEHAQSFSNLFKAKTSTTPSAFRRTFTTGRQERQ encoded by the coding sequence ATGAAAAAACCCGAAACCGGTCCGCTCCGCTTTGCCTCCCTGGCCGAGGCGCACCAGGCGCTGGGCCTACCCAAGCCACAACACCCGCTGATTAGCCTAGTGGATGCGAACGTCCACCCGATGCACTCCGCCTCAGCGCACGGCCCCCACGTGCTGAGCTTTTACAAGATTGCGCTCAAAACCGGGGGTGCCGGGCAACTGGCCTACGGGCAAGGGCGCTACGACTTCACGGACGGCAGCTTGCTGCTGGCGGCGCCGAACCAAGTGCTGGGCGTTGGCGGCTCGTCGGAGGCGGGCTGCCAACGGGGGTGGGTGCTGCTGGTGCATCCGGACTTTCTGCTGGGCTACCCGCTGGCTAAAACTATCAAGCAGCACGGCTTTTTCTCTTACGCCACAAACGAAGCCTTGCACCTTTCCGAGAAAGAGCAGGCCGCTCTCGTGGCCCTATTCGGGAGTATGGCGGAGGAGCTTAACAGCCGGCTCGATGCGCTAAGCCAGGACGTGCTGCTGGCGCAACTCGACTTGCTGCTGACTTATACGCAACGCTTTTATCAGCGGCAGTTTCTGACCCGGCGACCGGCCACCCGCGCCCTGCTCCAGCAGGTCGAGGAGTTGCTGGATGCCTATTTCGACGCCCAGCAGCCGCTCGTACAGGGCCTGCCGACCGTGCATTACCTGGCCGAGCAGGTGCATATGACCCCGAGCTACCTGAGTGACACGCTGCGCTCGCTTACCGGGCAGAATGCCCAGCAGCACATCCACCACCGGCTCATTGAGCGGGCAAAAGAGCGCCTAGCAGTTACCAACCTCACGGTGGGCGAGATTGCCTATGAGTTGGGGTTCGAGCACGCCCAATCATTCAGCAACCTGTTTAAAGCCAAAACCAGTACTACCCCCTCGGCCTTCCGGCGTACGTTTACCACTGGCCGGCAGGAGCGACAGTAG
- a CDS encoding acyltransferase family protein: MNTLLQTPLLAPAPQTAPYFGVLDGLRGIAAVAVVLFHFMEFAVPNYADNFIAHAYFAVDFFFCLSGFVIASAYDARLATIGIRAFLLRRLIRLHPLVLVGSVLGWLSFRFDPFSDLYATYANKSGLLFLASCLMIPYPLVPERYFNLFHLNPPTWSLFWEYVANVAYALVLVRLRPPLLAVLTFLAAIALCYEARTATFLGVGFGGDTFGAGAIRMSYSFLVGIVVYRARWILVSRLGFPLIGLLLVAAFVLPFSKPVNWLTDSVVVLFYFPLLVALGAGAPLTPRYAPLCRFLGALSYPLYMVHYPFLWVFLSYVEKYKPSPSSFAVLIPLGLLFLVLLAYGTLVLVDAPLRAYLNRKLTRKQPLA, encoded by the coding sequence ATGAATACCCTACTTCAGACGCCTCTCCTGGCTCCGGCTCCGCAGACCGCGCCTTATTTCGGGGTCTTGGATGGCTTGCGCGGTATTGCGGCCGTGGCCGTGGTGCTCTTCCATTTCATGGAATTCGCCGTGCCCAATTACGCCGACAACTTCATTGCCCATGCCTACTTCGCCGTCGATTTCTTCTTCTGCCTCTCTGGCTTCGTCATCGCCAGCGCCTACGATGCGCGGCTGGCAACAATAGGCATCCGGGCGTTTCTGCTCCGCCGCCTGATTCGCCTCCACCCCCTGGTGCTCGTCGGGTCCGTACTCGGATGGCTCAGCTTTCGGTTTGATCCCTTTAGCGACCTGTATGCAACGTACGCCAACAAAAGCGGACTGCTCTTCCTGGCCTCGTGCCTGATGATCCCGTATCCGCTCGTGCCCGAACGCTACTTTAATCTGTTCCACCTCAACCCGCCCACCTGGTCACTGTTCTGGGAGTACGTGGCCAATGTGGCGTACGCGCTCGTGCTGGTGCGGCTGCGCCCGCCCCTGCTCGCCGTCTTGACCTTCCTAGCGGCCATCGCGCTCTGCTATGAGGCCCGCACGGCCACGTTTCTCGGGGTGGGCTTTGGCGGGGATACGTTTGGGGCCGGCGCAATTCGGATGAGCTATTCCTTTTTGGTCGGGATTGTGGTGTACCGGGCGCGGTGGATTCTGGTTTCCCGCCTCGGGTTTCCGCTGATCGGCCTGTTGCTGGTTGCCGCCTTCGTCTTGCCCTTCTCCAAGCCGGTGAACTGGCTCACCGATTCGGTGGTCGTGCTCTTCTACTTTCCTTTATTGGTCGCCCTGGGCGCCGGGGCGCCGCTCACGCCGCGTTATGCCCCGCTCTGCCGCTTTTTAGGCGCCCTCTCGTATCCGCTCTACATGGTGCACTACCCCTTCTTGTGGGTGTTTCTGAGCTACGTGGAAAAGTATAAGCCCTCCCCGAGTTCGTTTGCTGTCCTGATTCCGCTCGGCCTGCTTTTCTTAGTGCTATTGGCCTATGGGACGCTGGTGCTGGTAGATGCGCCGCTGCGAGCCTACTTAAATAGGAAACTAACCCGTAAGCAGCCCCTTGCATGA
- a CDS encoding SDR family NAD(P)-dependent oxidoreductase, producing MAPQQTTANGAATAPGKVWFITGASRGFGRIWTEAALQRGDKVAATARTLASLADLSGIYGPNVLPLEMDVTQPEQVAAAVAHAHTHFGRLDVVLNNAGYSLVGTIEEAPAADVRALYETNIFGTLSVIQAALPLLRAQGSGHIIGISSGLGLVSLPLIGYYCSSKWAFEAIHDSLAAEIKPFGLRVTLVEPGAYATEFGSEQSLKVAPALDVYTDLRTQVMERLKGSEGGDPQATPAALFAVVDAPEPPLRFFLGSQNLPWVRAAYAERLAGWEQWAAVSEAAQGPARQSR from the coding sequence ATGGCACCACAGCAAACAACGGCCAATGGCGCGGCCACCGCACCGGGCAAAGTATGGTTTATCACCGGCGCCTCGCGGGGCTTCGGCCGCATCTGGACCGAGGCGGCCCTGCAGCGCGGCGATAAAGTGGCTGCCACGGCTCGCACGCTGGCCAGCCTGGCCGACCTGTCGGGCATCTACGGACCCAACGTGCTGCCGCTGGAGATGGACGTCACCCAACCCGAGCAGGTGGCAGCGGCCGTGGCGCACGCGCACACGCACTTCGGGCGGCTCGACGTGGTGCTCAATAACGCCGGCTATTCGCTGGTGGGCACCATCGAAGAAGCCCCCGCGGCCGACGTGCGGGCGCTTTACGAAACGAATATTTTTGGCACCCTGTCCGTCATCCAGGCCGCCCTGCCGTTGCTGCGGGCGCAGGGCAGCGGGCACATTATCGGTATTTCCAGCGGGCTGGGCTTGGTGAGCCTGCCGTTGATTGGCTACTACTGCTCTTCGAAGTGGGCCTTCGAGGCAATTCACGACAGCCTGGCCGCGGAAATCAAGCCCTTTGGCTTGCGCGTCACGCTGGTGGAGCCAGGCGCCTACGCCACGGAGTTCGGCAGTGAGCAGTCGCTGAAAGTTGCCCCTGCCCTGGACGTGTACACCGATTTGCGCACCCAGGTTATGGAGCGCCTGAAAGGGTCCGAAGGCGGTGACCCGCAGGCCACGCCCGCGGCGCTATTTGCCGTGGTGGATGCGCCCGAGCCACCGCTCCGTTTTTTCCTGGGCAGCCAGAACCTGCCCTGGGTGCGGGCCGCCTACGCCGAACGGCTGGCCGGCTGGGAGCAGTGGGCAGCCGTGTCGGAAGCCGCGCAGGGCCCGGCCCGCCAGTCCCGCTAA
- a CDS encoding alpha/beta fold hydrolase has product MSSPSRLQHWFRLLLSCTVLALLPSLACAQASAVPPKTLAHPTTAALASKKGKIAIPGAQLYYEEIGRGAPVVLLHGHSFDRRMWDPQVAALARHYRVIRYDMRGYGLSSVPVEGQQFLHADDLYQLLQALHIPKAHLVGVSLGGFVAVDFMALHPENVLSVVSCSGSIYSRPGPEQPITEVEVARRRTEITQLQARGTTAFKAQWLASLLKSSGPDSVRSAPLLRQMVQDWSMWQPLHVEPRVLLGHSLVPQLRAHPVQVPLLLLAGARESVARQQDNQTLQQLVPGAQVAVVPNAGHVANLDNPNAFTHTIIYFIESIRNTHKL; this is encoded by the coding sequence ATGTCCTCACCTTCACGCTTACAACACTGGTTCCGGCTCCTGCTTTCTTGCACGGTGCTGGCGCTGCTACCTAGCTTGGCCTGCGCCCAGGCATCAGCTGTGCCGCCCAAAACGCTAGCCCACCCAACCACGGCCGCGCTAGCCAGCAAGAAAGGTAAAATTGCTATTCCTGGCGCGCAGCTGTACTACGAGGAAATCGGGCGCGGCGCCCCGGTAGTGCTGCTGCACGGCCATTCCTTTGACCGGCGCATGTGGGACCCGCAAGTGGCGGCGCTGGCGCGGCACTACCGGGTTATTCGTTACGATATGCGTGGCTACGGCCTATCGTCGGTGCCCGTGGAAGGTCAGCAATTCCTGCACGCCGACGATCTGTACCAGTTGCTCCAAGCCCTGCATATTCCCAAAGCCCACTTGGTGGGGGTCTCGCTCGGCGGTTTTGTGGCCGTCGACTTCATGGCCCTGCACCCCGAAAACGTGCTGTCGGTGGTGTCATGCAGTGGCAGTATTTACTCTAGGCCGGGACCCGAGCAGCCTATCACGGAAGTTGAGGTGGCGCGCCGCCGCACCGAAATCACACAGCTGCAAGCGCGTGGCACTACCGCTTTCAAAGCCCAGTGGCTAGCATCCTTATTGAAATCAAGCGGGCCGGATTCCGTCCGGTCAGCACCCTTGCTGCGCCAAATGGTGCAGGATTGGTCGATGTGGCAGCCGCTGCACGTGGAGCCTAGGGTGTTGCTCGGCCACTCGCTCGTGCCCCAGCTCCGCGCCCACCCGGTGCAAGTGCCGTTGCTGTTGCTGGCTGGCGCCCGTGAATCAGTTGCTCGCCAGCAAGACAATCAAACGCTTCAACAACTCGTGCCCGGCGCGCAAGTGGCCGTAGTGCCCAATGCCGGCCACGTCGCTAATCTCGACAATCCGAATGCGTTTACGCACACCATTATTTATTTCATAGAATCTATACGTAACACTCACAAACTATAG